The Formosa sp. Hel1_33_131 genome window below encodes:
- a CDS encoding thiamine-binding protein, which yields MNISVEFTLMPLQTDFEPPIIDFIKALRDSEFRVLENPLSTQIYGEYDALMLFLTATIKTSFNDIENVVLNMKIVKSDRSDYEPHF from the coding sequence ATGAACATTTCAGTAGAATTTACACTCATGCCACTACAAACGGATTTTGAGCCTCCAATTATAGACTTCATAAAAGCATTGCGTGACTCTGAGTTTAGAGTCCTCGAAAATCCATTAAGCACACAAATCTATGGAGAGTACGATGCCTTAATGTTATTTTTGACAGCAACGATCAAAACGTCCTTTAACGATATTGAAAACGTCGTTTTGAACATGAAAATTGTAAAAAGCGATCGCAGCGATTATGAGCCACATTTTTAA
- a CDS encoding 4'-phosphopantetheinyl transferase family protein: protein MPLYKSLVLNSQTIVKIWKISESKDFFTGQLVLKAESLERVNGMKSELHQRGFLSVRMLLAEFGYVDEDLVYDAFGKPHLKDGKHISITHSYTFSAVVVSSRPVGVDIEKQREKIIKIASKFIGYEDSYLTEKDPKLIQKLTWIWCIKESLYKLYAISGMVFKKHFLVLPFGTEANSTTAWVIEDNQRSKYKAIFMEFEGFGCAIVGPNF from the coding sequence ATGCCACTTTATAAATCACTTGTTTTAAATTCACAAACTATTGTTAAAATCTGGAAGATCTCTGAATCCAAAGATTTTTTCACTGGGCAACTCGTGTTGAAAGCTGAAAGTTTAGAGCGCGTCAATGGGATGAAAAGTGAATTGCATCAACGTGGATTTTTAAGTGTTCGAATGTTACTTGCTGAATTTGGCTATGTAGATGAAGATTTGGTATATGATGCATTTGGGAAACCTCATTTGAAAGATGGAAAACACATTTCTATTACGCATTCTTATACATTTTCAGCGGTGGTGGTGAGTTCAAGACCAGTAGGGGTTGACATTGAAAAACAACGCGAAAAAATAATTAAAATTGCTTCGAAATTTATTGGCTATGAAGATTCTTACTTAACTGAAAAGGATCCTAAACTGATTCAAAAATTGACTTGGATCTGGTGTATAAAAGAATCGCTTTATAAATTATATGCAATCTCAGGAATGGTGTTTAAAAAACATTTTTTGGTTCTGCCTTTTGGAACAGAGGCTAACAGTACAACAGCTTGGGTTATTGAAGACAATCAGAGGTCTAAGTATAAAGCCATTTTCATGGAATTTGAAGGATTTGGATGTGCCATTGTAGGCCCTAATTTTTAA
- the ahcY gene encoding adenosylhomocysteinase — protein sequence MTVKTIPYTPFKVKDMSLADWGRKEIELAEAEMPGLMSLREEYKDSQPLKGARIAGCLHMTIQTAVLIETLVALGADVTWSSCNIFSTQDQAAAAIAAAGIPVYAWKGLSEEEFDWCIEQTLFFGEDRQPLNMILDDGGDLTNLVFDHYPELMEGINGLSEETTTGVHRLYERMKNGTLSMPAINVNDSVTKSKFDNKYGCKESAVDAVRRATDLMLAGKRVVVCGYGDVGKGTAASFQGAGSIVTVTEVDPICALQAAMDGFEVKKLETVLPTADIVVTATGNKDIVQSIHFEAMKDKTIVCNIGHFDNEIDMTWLNDTHGASKVEIKAQVDKYTIDGNDIIVLAEGRLVNLGCATGHPSFVMSNSFTNQVLAQIELWTNRDAYGNEVYMLPKHLDEKVAKLHLAKIGVELTELREEQASYIGVEVQGPYKPEYYRY from the coding sequence ATGACCGTAAAAACAATTCCCTACACACCTTTCAAAGTAAAAGATATGTCTCTTGCAGACTGGGGTCGCAAAGAAATTGAACTCGCTGAAGCTGAAATGCCAGGCTTAATGAGCCTTCGAGAAGAGTATAAAGACAGCCAACCGCTGAAAGGTGCTAGAATCGCTGGGTGTTTACACATGACCATTCAAACGGCTGTTCTTATTGAGACGCTTGTAGCACTCGGAGCAGATGTGACTTGGAGTTCATGTAATATATTTTCAACACAAGATCAAGCAGCCGCAGCAATTGCAGCCGCTGGAATTCCTGTATATGCATGGAAAGGTCTTAGTGAAGAAGAATTTGATTGGTGTATCGAACAAACACTGTTTTTCGGAGAAGATCGCCAACCTTTAAATATGATTTTAGATGATGGTGGTGATTTAACCAACTTAGTATTTGATCATTATCCAGAACTAATGGAAGGCATCAATGGCTTAAGTGAAGAAACAACTACGGGCGTACACCGTTTGTATGAGCGTATGAAAAACGGAACTTTATCAATGCCTGCAATCAATGTGAATGATTCGGTAACGAAAAGTAAATTTGACAATAAATATGGCTGTAAAGAAAGTGCAGTAGATGCTGTACGTCGTGCAACAGACCTAATGCTTGCTGGAAAAAGAGTTGTTGTTTGTGGTTATGGTGATGTAGGTAAAGGAACTGCTGCTTCTTTTCAAGGTGCTGGAAGTATCGTAACTGTAACAGAAGTGGATCCTATTTGTGCGTTACAAGCTGCAATGGACGGGTTTGAAGTAAAGAAACTGGAAACAGTATTGCCTACTGCTGATATTGTAGTGACGGCAACTGGAAATAAAGACATCGTTCAGAGCATTCATTTTGAAGCAATGAAAGACAAAACAATTGTTTGTAACATTGGTCACTTTGACAATGAAATTGACATGACTTGGCTAAATGATACACATGGAGCCAGTAAAGTTGAAATCAAAGCACAGGTAGACAAATATACTATTGATGGCAATGATATTATTGTATTGGCAGAAGGGCGTTTGGTGAATTTAGGATGTGCTACGGGACACCCTAGTTTTGTGATGAGTAACTCATTTACAAACCAAGTATTAGCTCAAATCGAACTCTGGACAAATAGAGACGCATACGGAAACGAAGTTTATATGTTACCAAAACATTTAGATGAAAAAGTAGCCAAACTGCACCTTGCTAAAATTGGTGTGGAGCTTACAGAACTCCGTGAGGAACAAGCAAGTTATATTGGCGTAGAAGTTCAAGGGCCTTATAAGCCAGAGTATTACCGCTACTAA
- a CDS encoding GNAT family N-acetyltransferase, whose translation MMKFLPSKKEYISLIMQLIGEAQAYLAAQDIEQWQNGYPNEQAILKDILNNESYVVKLEDSNLLATAMFTTKNEPTYKSIEGHWITESDATYGVIHRMAVGEKFRGTGVAKFIFNHCEQTLKQTSIQSMRIDTHEDNLGMQALLKRLGYVFCGVIYLENNDKRLAYEKLIS comes from the coding sequence ATGATGAAATTTCTACCCTCTAAAAAAGAATATATCTCTCTAATAATGCAACTCATTGGGGAAGCGCAAGCGTATTTGGCTGCGCAAGATATAGAGCAGTGGCAAAATGGATATCCCAACGAGCAAGCAATCTTAAAAGACATACTTAATAACGAAAGTTATGTTGTAAAGCTAGAAGACTCTAACCTCCTAGCTACGGCGATGTTTACCACCAAAAACGAACCAACTTACAAAAGTATTGAAGGCCATTGGATTACCGAATCCGATGCTACATACGGGGTGATTCACCGCATGGCAGTTGGAGAAAAATTTAGAGGCACTGGCGTTGCAAAATTTATTTTTAACCACTGTGAGCAGACCTTAAAACAGACTTCCATTCAATCGATGCGAATTGATACTCACGAAGACAACCTTGGAATGCAAGCATTACTCAAAAGATTAGGCTATGTGTTTTGTGGAGTGATTTACTTAGAGAACAACGATAAGCGTTTGGCTTATGAAAAACTAATCTCCTAG
- the rpmA gene encoding 50S ribosomal protein L27, with protein MAHKKGVGSSKNGRESESKRLGVKIFGGQAAIAGNIIVRQRGTAHNPGENVYAGKDHTLHAKVDGLVKFAKKRNNKSYVSIVPFEA; from the coding sequence ATGGCGCATAAAAAAGGAGTCGGAAGTTCGAAAAACGGTAGAGAATCAGAATCAAAACGTCTAGGCGTAAAGATCTTTGGTGGACAAGCAGCAATTGCTGGTAACATTATCGTAAGACAACGTGGTACTGCACACAATCCTGGTGAGAATGTGTATGCTGGAAAAGATCATACCCTTCATGCTAAAGTGGACGGTCTAGTGAAATTTGCAAAAAAGAGAAACAATAAGTCCTATGTGTCTATTGTTCCTTTTGAGGCATAA
- the rplU gene encoding 50S ribosomal protein L21, which translates to MYAIVEIAGHQFKVEKDQKVFVNRLQTEEGKQVTFDNVLLLADGSKVTVGAPAIDGAQVGAKVLKHLKGDKVIVFKKKRRKGYRVKNGHRQALTEIQIESIAASGAKKAAPAKAAAPKAKPAVKKEVSKPAAKAAAPKAEAAQDLSAMTVAQLKELAKAKGISGISAMKKSDLISALS; encoded by the coding sequence ATGTACGCAATTGTAGAAATAGCAGGGCATCAATTCAAAGTTGAAAAAGACCAAAAAGTCTTTGTTAATCGTTTGCAAACAGAAGAAGGAAAACAAGTCACTTTTGACAATGTACTTCTTTTAGCAGATGGTAGCAAAGTGACTGTTGGCGCCCCAGCTATAGACGGCGCTCAAGTAGGAGCCAAAGTCTTAAAGCACCTTAAAGGTGATAAAGTGATCGTATTCAAAAAGAAACGACGTAAAGGATATAGAGTTAAGAATGGCCACCGCCAAGCTTTGACTGAAATTCAAATCGAAAGCATTGCTGCTTCAGGAGCTAAAAAAGCTGCACCAGCGAAAGCTGCTGCGCCAAAAGCGAAACCAGCGGTAAAGAAAGAAGTTTCTAAGCCAGCTGCAAAAGCTGCTGCTCCAAAAGCAGAAGCTGCTCAAGATTTATCTGCAATGACTGTTGCACAATTAAAAGAATTAGCAAAAGCTAAAGGAATTTCTGGAATTTCAGCAATGAAAAAATCAGATTTAATTTCAGCTTTAAGTTAG
- a CDS encoding M16 family metallopeptidase yields the protein MKKCLCSLAALLLMTLTISAQEVKFEEYDLSNGMHVILHQDNTAPVVTTSVMYHVGAKDENPERTGFAHFFEHLLFEGTKNIPKGEWFTIVSSNGGSNNANTTDDRTYYYEVFPSNNVELGLWMESERLLHPVINQDGVDTQNEVVKEEKRLRVDNSPYGKFLEMIKVNMFKKHPYKGTTIGKMAHLDAATLEEFQAFNKKFYVPNNAVLVVAGDIDVAAVKVMIENYFGPIPRGEDIVRDFPKEDPITEPMRAKAYDSNIQIPAVMAAYRTPSFKDRDAYVLSMVSTYLSDGKTSKLYKKMVDDKKMALQVGALDFSQEDYGTYILYALPLGDVSLDDLVAEMDEEIVKLQNELISERDYQKIQNKFENNFVSSNSSFEGIANSLARYYMLYGDVNLINNEIEIYRSITREEIKAVANKYLNADQRLILEYLPESDKE from the coding sequence ATGAAAAAATGCTTATGTTCTTTAGCTGCTTTGCTTTTGATGACTTTAACAATCTCAGCGCAAGAAGTTAAATTTGAAGAGTACGATTTAAGTAACGGTATGCACGTTATTTTACATCAAGACAACACAGCGCCTGTTGTAACAACTTCGGTTATGTACCATGTTGGTGCAAAAGATGAAAATCCAGAACGTACTGGATTTGCACACTTTTTTGAACACCTGTTGTTTGAAGGGACTAAAAATATTCCTAAAGGTGAATGGTTTACAATTGTATCTTCTAACGGAGGAAGCAACAACGCTAATACTACCGATGACCGAACTTACTACTATGAAGTATTTCCTTCAAACAATGTAGAGCTAGGGCTGTGGATGGAATCTGAACGTTTATTACATCCTGTTATTAACCAAGATGGTGTTGACACTCAAAACGAAGTTGTAAAAGAGGAAAAAAGATTAAGAGTTGACAACAGCCCTTATGGAAAATTTCTTGAGATGATCAAAGTTAACATGTTTAAAAAGCATCCTTATAAAGGAACTACGATTGGAAAAATGGCGCATTTAGATGCTGCAACTCTAGAAGAGTTTCAAGCATTTAATAAAAAATTCTATGTGCCTAACAATGCTGTTTTAGTAGTTGCTGGTGACATTGATGTTGCAGCGGTTAAAGTAATGATAGAAAATTATTTTGGACCGATTCCAAGAGGTGAAGACATTGTTAGAGATTTTCCAAAAGAAGATCCAATTACTGAGCCTATGCGAGCGAAAGCTTACGACTCAAATATTCAAATTCCAGCAGTGATGGCCGCCTACAGAACGCCTTCATTTAAAGACAGAGACGCTTATGTGTTAAGTATGGTCTCAACCTATTTGAGTGATGGAAAAACTTCTAAGCTATATAAAAAGATGGTGGATGATAAAAAAATGGCGCTACAAGTTGGTGCTCTTGATTTTAGTCAAGAAGACTATGGAACCTATATACTATATGCATTGCCTTTAGGAGATGTTTCATTGGACGATCTTGTTGCTGAAATGGATGAAGAAATTGTAAAACTACAAAACGAACTTATTTCTGAAAGAGACTACCAGAAAATTCAAAATAAATTTGAAAACAACTTTGTAAGTTCAAACTCAAGTTTTGAAGGAATCGCAAATTCATTGGCACGTTACTATATGTTATATGGCGATGTTAATTTAATCAACAATGAAATTGAAATCTACCGTTCTATAACACGTGAAGAAATCAAAGCGGTTGCTAACAAATATCTGAATGCAGACCAACGATTGATATTAGAATACTTACCAGAATCCGATAAGGAATAA
- a CDS encoding M16 family metallopeptidase, which produces MKTKLYILIAVFFMSLGVNAQIDRSQQPKPGPAPVISLEKPQEFELKNGLKVLVVENHKLPRVSFNLAFDRDPVLEGEKAGVTSLLGAMLANGTTTISKDDFNEEIDFLGARLSFGFSGGSANSLTKYSNRMLELLADAAMNPLLTEEEFQKEKEKLIEGIKSDAKSVDAIAGRAGGALAYGKQHPYGEFVTEESVEAVTLEDVNAYYQKYFTPNNTYLVIIGDVNTKAVVKLVKKYFKKWEKAATATTVVVEPNANPESLEINFIDMPNAVQSNISLTSTVKLKMSDPDYHAVLIANKILGGGFNSYLNMNLREEHGYTYGARSSVGTDKYISRFRAGAAVRNAVTDSAVVQTIKEIKRFQAEPVEADALSNAKAKYVGDFVLALERPSTIAQYAINTKINELPEDFYATYLEKINAVSIEDVNRVANLYFTADNARIIVVGKGSEVIGNLEKTGIPINYFDTFANPVEKPEFTKPIPAGVTAATVLDSYITAIGGLEAVNAVSSVMTSANVTIEGMPFKPTAVSKVMTPNMSSMEMSIEGMGTVMKQKFDGTEGYAEQQGMKQPMSEDELAEKAKEKGLFPETYLDASTLTLVSLSAIDGVDVYKLKVEEDAYRYYDAATGLLVRTEKSQEAQGQTITSVQDLSDYREVNGVLFPFVQKITAGPQVIGMAASEIVVNDGVSAEDFK; this is translated from the coding sequence ATGAAAACTAAATTATACATATTAATTGCCGTGTTTTTCATGTCTCTGGGAGTGAATGCTCAGATTGACCGCTCACAGCAACCAAAACCAGGGCCTGCTCCAGTAATTTCACTAGAGAAGCCACAAGAATTTGAATTAAAAAACGGCCTCAAAGTATTGGTTGTTGAAAACCATAAACTGCCAAGAGTGTCCTTTAACTTAGCTTTTGACAGAGACCCTGTATTAGAAGGTGAAAAAGCTGGTGTTACATCGCTTTTAGGAGCCATGTTAGCAAACGGTACTACCACGATCTCTAAAGACGATTTTAATGAAGAAATTGACTTTTTAGGTGCGCGATTGAGTTTTGGTTTTAGCGGAGGTTCTGCAAATTCACTAACAAAATACAGCAATCGTATGTTGGAATTGTTAGCAGATGCAGCTATGAATCCTCTACTTACTGAAGAAGAATTTCAAAAAGAAAAAGAAAAACTTATTGAAGGGATCAAGTCAGATGCTAAAAGTGTTGATGCAATTGCAGGACGTGCTGGTGGTGCATTGGCTTACGGCAAACAACACCCTTATGGTGAGTTTGTCACTGAAGAATCGGTTGAAGCAGTGACTCTTGAAGACGTGAATGCTTATTATCAAAAATACTTTACACCCAACAATACGTATTTAGTGATTATTGGAGATGTCAACACAAAAGCCGTTGTTAAGCTTGTAAAAAAGTATTTCAAAAAATGGGAAAAAGCAGCGACTGCAACAACGGTTGTTGTAGAACCAAATGCGAATCCTGAGTCTTTAGAAATCAATTTTATTGACATGCCAAATGCGGTGCAGTCCAATATTTCTTTGACAAGCACTGTAAAGCTAAAAATGAGTGATCCTGATTACCATGCAGTTCTTATTGCAAATAAAATACTAGGTGGTGGGTTTAATAGTTACTTAAACATGAACCTTCGTGAAGAGCATGGCTATACGTATGGTGCACGTTCTTCTGTTGGAACAGACAAATACATCTCTCGTTTCAGAGCTGGAGCTGCCGTAAGAAATGCAGTGACTGACAGTGCTGTAGTTCAAACCATCAAAGAAATCAAACGCTTTCAAGCGGAGCCTGTAGAAGCGGATGCTTTATCAAATGCCAAAGCAAAGTATGTAGGTGATTTTGTATTAGCACTTGAAAGACCAAGTACGATTGCTCAATATGCAATCAATACAAAAATTAATGAATTACCAGAAGATTTCTATGCGACTTATTTAGAGAAAATAAACGCAGTCTCTATTGAAGATGTAAACCGTGTTGCAAACCTGTATTTTACAGCAGACAATGCACGCATCATCGTCGTTGGTAAAGGAAGTGAAGTGATCGGAAATCTCGAAAAAACAGGCATTCCAATCAACTACTTTGACACCTTTGCAAACCCAGTTGAAAAGCCTGAGTTTACAAAGCCAATCCCCGCAGGCGTGACTGCTGCAACGGTGCTTGACTCTTACATTACCGCCATTGGAGGTCTTGAAGCTGTCAATGCAGTAAGCTCTGTAATGACATCAGCTAATGTTACTATTGAAGGAATGCCCTTTAAACCAACCGCGGTATCGAAAGTTATGACACCTAACATGTCATCAATGGAAATGTCTATTGAGGGAATGGGAACGGTTATGAAGCAAAAGTTTGATGGTACTGAAGGCTATGCCGAACAACAAGGAATGAAACAACCAATGTCTGAAGACGAGCTTGCTGAAAAAGCAAAAGAAAAAGGCTTATTTCCAGAAACTTATTTAGATGCAAGCACATTAACCTTGGTTAGCTTATCTGCTATTGACGGCGTTGATGTTTACAAACTAAAAGTTGAAGAAGATGCTTATCGTTATTATGACGCTGCTACTGGACTTTTGGTGAGAACTGAAAAATCACAAGAAGCACAAGGTCAAACAATAACCTCTGTTCAAGATTTATCTGATTACAGAGAAGTGAATGGTGTCTTGTTTCCATTCGTACAGAAAATAACTGCAGGCCCTCAAGTCATTGGGATGGCTGCAAGCGAGATTGTCGTTAATGACGGCGTCTCTGCAGAAGATTTTAAATAA
- a CDS encoding DMT family transporter encodes MNQEQKKWTYLFVLAIVWGSSFILIKKGLVALTPLQLGSLRTVISSLFIFMIGYKSVKTILNHQWKWIILSGFIGTFLPAFLFAFAETEVDSGIVSILNALVPLNATLIGLAVFKIASTKIQMLGVMLGFIGASMLIFNSMELNPDQNYLYAGFVVLATVMYGFNVNIIKHYLQDVKPLAIATGNFIAIFIPAFLVLIFSDFFSSQTYEHEAVFVSIGYVAILAVFGTVMAKIIFNNLIQISSPVFASSVTYLMPLVALLWGLADGELFGLDQGLASLLILCGIYLANKKAKKNRS; translated from the coding sequence ATGAATCAAGAACAAAAAAAGTGGACGTATCTGTTTGTATTAGCGATCGTGTGGGGGAGTTCTTTTATTCTTATTAAGAAGGGTTTAGTCGCTCTAACGCCCTTGCAATTGGGGAGTTTACGAACGGTTATTTCGTCTCTTTTTATTTTTATGATTGGATATAAATCCGTCAAAACGATTCTCAACCATCAATGGAAGTGGATTATTCTATCTGGATTTATTGGCACTTTCCTACCGGCCTTTTTATTTGCATTTGCAGAAACGGAAGTGGATAGTGGAATTGTCTCTATTTTAAATGCCTTGGTACCATTGAATGCGACCTTAATAGGTTTGGCTGTTTTTAAGATTGCGTCCACTAAAATTCAAATGCTAGGCGTGATGCTTGGGTTTATTGGGGCCTCAATGCTCATCTTTAACAGCATGGAACTCAATCCCGATCAAAATTATTTGTACGCTGGTTTTGTTGTTTTGGCAACAGTTATGTATGGGTTTAATGTCAATATAATCAAACACTACCTTCAGGATGTGAAACCACTTGCCATAGCTACGGGGAATTTTATAGCGATATTCATTCCTGCTTTTTTGGTCTTAATTTTCTCAGATTTTTTCTCGTCTCAAACCTATGAGCATGAGGCAGTTTTTGTTTCGATAGGGTATGTGGCGATCTTAGCGGTATTTGGAACCGTGATGGCGAAAATTATTTTCAATAATCTCATACAGATTTCAAGTCCTGTGTTTGCATCTTCTGTGACTTATTTAATGCCACTAGTGGCACTCCTTTGGGGATTGGCCGATGGCGAGCTTTTTGGATTGGACCAAGGATTGGCCTCTTTACTTATATTGTGTGGCATCTATTTAGCCAATAAAAAAGCAAAAAAAAACCGAAGCTAA
- a CDS encoding heavy-metal-associated domain-containing protein — protein MKYFKIILTSTFLFVFFLACKNEPKSEIKTVEMSEESTKKLDPNATYSKAEFSIKGMTCEIGCAKTIQKKLASMEGVKSATVDFKNEMAMVEYDVAKANPMSITKTVTSVSDTYSVENMKTVAEFSGSKMACKKDCKKACCKDKMDAHKKACAKECKKECCAKKA, from the coding sequence ATGAAATATTTCAAAATTATCTTAACCTCAACATTTCTATTCGTTTTCTTTTTAGCTTGTAAGAACGAGCCAAAATCGGAAATCAAAACGGTAGAAATGAGTGAGGAATCAACAAAAAAACTCGACCCTAATGCGACCTATTCTAAAGCAGAATTTAGTATTAAAGGAATGACTTGCGAAATAGGTTGTGCTAAAACCATTCAGAAAAAACTTGCCAGCATGGAAGGTGTGAAATCTGCAACCGTAGATTTTAAAAACGAAATGGCGATGGTCGAGTACGACGTTGCCAAAGCCAACCCAATGAGCATCACTAAAACAGTGACTTCTGTTTCAGACACCTATTCAGTAGAAAACATGAAAACCGTAGCTGAATTTTCAGGCTCTAAAATGGCCTGTAAGAAAGACTGCAAAAAAGCGTGCTGCAAAGACAAAATGGACGCACACAAAAAAGCCTGCGCTAAAGAGTGTAAAAAAGAATGCTGCGCTAAAAAAGCTTAA
- a CDS encoding aminopeptidase P family protein — MKYLPISSQLFTKNRFKFLQQMQPKSIAVFNSNDVFSTGADSTLPFEQHRNIFYLSGVDQEESILVLFPSSTEAAHREILFLKETNDHIAVWEGAKLSKSQATATSGVQTVYWLKEFDSIFPTLMAEASSFYFNNNNHYRQAVEMETRDDRFLKMIKSTYPNHEIVPNFPIMELIRGVKEPEEIALMQTACDITEKGFRRALGFIKPGVMEYEIEAEFMHEFLNNRSKGFAYTPIIGSGYNACVLHYIENNQACKDGDMLLMDVGAEYANYASDMTRTIPVNGRFTARQKAVYQAVLDVKNEATALLVPGTIWKDYHVEVGKMMTSELLNLGLIDKADVQNEDPKWPAYKKYFMHGTSHHMGLDTHDFGALETPMTANMVFTVEPGIYIPNEKMGVRLEDDVVIQAEGPPLNLMQDIPIEVEEIETLMQSR, encoded by the coding sequence ATGAAATACCTACCGATTAGTTCTCAATTATTTACAAAAAATAGATTTAAATTTTTACAGCAGATGCAACCTAAATCGATTGCTGTGTTTAACTCTAATGATGTTTTTTCTACGGGTGCAGACAGCACACTTCCGTTTGAACAACACCGAAATATTTTTTACCTCAGTGGAGTGGATCAAGAAGAGAGTATTTTAGTTTTATTCCCAAGCTCAACTGAAGCCGCACACAGGGAGATTTTATTTTTAAAAGAAACCAATGACCACATTGCGGTGTGGGAAGGTGCCAAACTTAGTAAGTCTCAGGCAACCGCTACATCTGGAGTTCAAACGGTGTATTGGTTAAAAGAATTTGATTCGATTTTTCCAACATTGATGGCAGAAGCCAGCAGTTTTTATTTTAACAATAATAACCATTACCGTCAAGCGGTTGAAATGGAAACTCGAGACGATCGTTTTTTAAAAATGATCAAATCTACCTATCCGAATCACGAGATTGTGCCTAATTTTCCAATCATGGAATTGATTCGAGGCGTGAAAGAACCAGAAGAAATTGCATTGATGCAAACAGCGTGCGACATTACAGAAAAAGGGTTTAGAAGAGCGTTGGGCTTTATAAAGCCTGGTGTTATGGAGTACGAAATTGAGGCAGAATTTATGCATGAGTTTCTTAATAATCGCTCCAAAGGATTTGCTTACACGCCCATCATCGGATCGGGATACAACGCTTGTGTGTTGCATTATATAGAAAATAACCAAGCCTGTAAGGATGGAGATATGTTGCTTATGGACGTAGGCGCAGAATACGCGAACTACGCCAGTGACATGACGCGAACCATCCCAGTGAATGGTCGTTTTACAGCGCGTCAAAAAGCTGTTTATCAAGCGGTTTTAGATGTTAAAAACGAGGCGACTGCACTCCTTGTTCCAGGCACTATTTGGAAAGACTACCATGTGGAAGTTGGAAAAATGATGACCTCTGAGCTTTTGAATTTAGGGTTGATAGACAAAGCAGATGTTCAGAATGAGGATCCAAAATGGCCTGCTTATAAAAAATATTTCATGCATGGAACTTCGCACCACATGGGCTTAGATACCCACGATTTTGGTGCTTTAGAAACACCTATGACGGCAAATATGGTATTTACGGTAGAGCCAGGGATTTATATCCCTAACGAAAAAATGGGCGTCCGACTCGAAGACGATGTTGTCATTCAAGCTGAAGGCCCACCTTTAAATTTAATGCAAGATATTCCTATTGAAGTTGAAGAAATAGAAACCTTGATGCAGTCGCGTTAA
- a CDS encoding succinate dehydrogenase cytochrome b subunit: MSGFLKSSIGKKIAMALSAFFLMFFILQHFAINILSVINPDTFNEVSHFMGTNSLVQFVMQPILIFGVVFHFAMGFVLEYKNYMSRSVSYAKNNGNANSTWMSRNMIYSGGFILVFLVIHFIDFWIPELNIKYVVGDSSGLLADGSDYRYFEELQHKFVPLWRVVLYCVGFIFLALHLLHGFNSAFQSVGANNKYTKSLKGFGNAYAILIPLGFIVIALFHFFNNTH, encoded by the coding sequence ATGAGTGGATTTTTAAAGTCTTCAATCGGAAAAAAGATAGCCATGGCGCTCTCAGCATTTTTCCTCATGTTTTTCATTTTACAACATTTTGCCATCAATATTCTATCTGTCATCAATCCAGACACTTTTAATGAGGTGTCTCATTTTATGGGGACAAATTCTTTGGTTCAATTTGTCATGCAGCCGATTCTTATTTTTGGAGTTGTATTTCATTTTGCAATGGGCTTTGTGTTAGAATATAAAAATTATATGTCGCGATCTGTGAGCTATGCCAAAAATAATGGCAACGCAAATTCTACTTGGATGAGTAGAAACATGATTTATAGCGGCGGATTTATCTTGGTGTTTCTTGTGATCCATTTTATTGATTTCTGGATTCCAGAACTAAACATCAAATACGTTGTTGGAGACTCTTCAGGGCTTTTAGCTGATGGATCAGACTATCGCTATTTTGAAGAACTTCAGCATAAATTTGTACCCCTTTGGCGCGTCGTTCTTTACTGCGTTGGGTTTATCTTTCTCGCATTGCATTTACTACACGGATTCAACTCTGCGTTTCAATCGGTTGGAGCAAATAATAAATATACCAAATCACTAAAAGGTTTTGGAAACGCATACGCAATACTGATCCCCCTAGGATTTATTGTCATCGCACTCTTCCACTTTTTTAATAATACACACTAA